The nucleotide sequence CTATCTATCCTAATTTGAGGATGCAAGTCCATTTTTATATTTGGCCAAGTGGCCCACATCGCAGTGAACAGACCGTAGCTGCTCAAAGAAGCAAATTAGTCTCAAAGTTTGAAAGAAATTGAGAAACAACCAAACAAGTACAAGTAAAAAAGTACTTTCTCCGATCTTAAATGGTCTTAGCTTGTAAAAAAAGTCGGTCTAAGAAAGTTGATGTacctaatatatttttatggattaaatactcaatttttattgaattaaatttCTTTTGTGCATATAAAATTGAAGGAGTAAAAACTGTAATAGTTATTTTgtacatttaaaattttatgttaatattgtcatatcaatcacgcaatatatttatttactttcatatcaatttttataaatatttttatttataagaaacatttaacttttttgattcattacaaaatgatgtatttgatatatattctagatcaaatacattaattattcaatgaatcaaaaaaatcaattttttcttataaataggatcaGAAGAAATATTATCATAGCAGTTCTTATAAGAAAAAAGTCAATGCAACACTTATGACTATTTTAACATCATTAGCTATTTTGattaatcattaattattttagaatttgggTACGATGAGAATTTTGGTACTATACTTTCTGGATTAAAATGATTATTGCCTAGTACTGAGTAATACCTAAAAAGAAAAGCAGGTTTCTTCCAACACAACAAAGAAAACGACAAAAAATCGAAAAAAGTTATCTTTTTCACCTCCCACATTCCACACTACAAAATCCCTCAAACCCGCTCACTTTCTTCACCAAACAAACGCACTTCTAACCAAACCTGTCTCTTTCTCTGTCTTCTCCAAACCACCATAGATCCCGCTCTCTTGTTTCTTTCATTACATGGTCAACACTTAATGGGACCCGACCCATTCACATTCCCGGCTCATAtttcttcacttcaaaaatCGAATCTTTCTACTCAATTTCATAGCCCTTTAGCTTCATCAACTTAGCCTCAGAAAATGCAATCGGATGGGTCTCAATCCGATAACCCGACGACCCACTTTGTTCAGTCTCAGTCTTTTTCAACTTCTTCAGATACAAGAGGGAAACATAGGATACATGCTGAACTTAAACGGTTGGAACAAGAAACAAGGTACCTAGAGGTTGGTACTTctacttcttcttcatctttaccATGTTTTCTAGTTTTGTTCTTTGtgtcattttctttttgatttgttttttttatcatgtgttAATGAGTAATAGTAAAATGGGTCATGAAAGTTTTTAACCTTTTCCTTAAAGTTTAGTGCTTTTAGTTTAGTTAATTGATTGCTGGAGTATTCTTCCAGGAGCTAGATGTTTTGTTATGGAAAATTTAAAGTAAACGACAATTTGGGAAATTATGTTGGGAAGAAGTACATGTAATTGGGGTCCATCTTCTATGTACTACTTCAAGTTTAAGGTCACCTTTTGATACTTAAAAGggtacttgtgttttttattaaatataaggTCCTCCATAAATATAATCTGCTCAATTTTTTACTCCTGATGTTGCAAATATTTGGTACTTGAATATATCTTCTACTCATAATGTTTAGTACTTGAATATTTAACAGTTATGTAACAGCATATGTTTGTCCAttgatatactttttttttaacgaagTGTTTATCTATTATACTTAGTGAACTATATGTATATTTATCTAGCAATTTTGTCTTTAGAGAGATGTATGAACATTTTGGCCGAGGGTGGAACCGTGTACTATAGTTCATTATATCTATTATGAAAAGTTGAGTCTGATAACGTTTTAAGGAGTCAAATTTATCCATAATCTGGACAAGAGGCTGAATACACCAAGTTGACTAGCAATGTTTTTTCTATGTAAAAAGTTAAGCTACTTGGAAGAAACTCATcatctatttcatttttgaGTCTTGTATTGATTTTTGTATTGCTAGTGAAGTTGTCTCTATACTTGTTGTAGAGATCAAAAGCgataaattttttactttcatGTTTGTACTAACTTTTATATTTGAAGtagctaaatatatattttcagaGTAGTTAAACATGAAAATATACccaattataaaattaaaaaaaaaaaactttttttttttttgggtagccAAGGCCACCCCATTGCTATGAGAGGCTTTGTCCCTGGTTCAGGGGTCTTCACTTAGGAAGCTACATTTTACTTTGATTTCTATTATTATGTTGATTAATGTGTCAACTTGTATTGTCAATTTGCTATAACAGCAACATAAGGTTGATGATTTAAATGAATTAACTAAACACATGTCCATTTTTTGCTTTAATTTTCGTCTTTTCTTTCTTGTTACTGTTGAGACTTGATGTTTGACGTTTGGAAAACTTCATCCTGACTTTTGAACAATTTGAGGATGAGTTTTCCTGAGACTTGGTAGTTGCATTATGCTTATTTGGTAGTTACCTATAGAGTGAGCAAAAGAGACTATGCACATTGGATGTgccatcaaacaaaaaaatgggCGGCCCGTTGCACTAGCGCTCCTGCATATGCAGGGTCCAGGAAGGGGTCTCACCATTTGGTCTTTTGTACGCAACCTTACCCTATTTtctacacaagaggctgtttccagggTCCTATGAAAGATTCAGGGTCCAACAAACACAGCAAAATTTTAATCAGCTTGATCTTATTAAAGATTCAGGGTCTTGATAAATTAGTGTTGGTTGCCATTACTGATAAATGTCTATCCAAACAGAACATGTCATCTAGAATGATGTGACATTACCTGCGTTGGAATATTTAGGGTTTTATCAAACTAAAATCTTACTGCCAATGCCTTTTTTGAGTTCTTGTTCTGCTCGGTTAAGGGTATGCAACTAAGTGATCAGCATTGATGTTTCTCAAATTCCCTGTTAACTTAAACACCAATGGACACGGTATGCAAATAATGTTGCCATAATTTTTCAGTTCCCTCCTCCCTTTGATTAATTCGTAATTTGCCAGCAATGTGTGAAGTTGATTGTTAAGGTGGCCAATTTTAGGTAACTGGCTAATATCAGTATAGAACATAGTATACTGTTCGACAACAATTTCGTGTTGTGAAGTATGCTATCAAGTCCTTACCTAGTTAAGATTATTTAGTACCAATCATGAGGACTGATTATCTGTGGAAGATAGAATGAAGCAAGCATTCATTTCTGAGATATATAGGTTGTTTTTCCAGCAGCCTCTCAAGTCTCAACCATCTAATGAACTTTTTACAGAAAAGCTGATTGTAGTTCTTTAGCATCTCTTTCGATGACTTTAATTATATCGCTTACAGAAAAGCTGATTGTAGTTCTTAGCATCTCTTTTGATGACTTTAATTATATCGCTTAAGAACTTTGCTTATTTTAATATTCACTATAAATTGAATGTAGGAAGAGCTGGAAAAGCTTGAGAGGATGGACAAAGCATCTGCATCGTGTAAAGAGTAAGCTAATAAGCACAGAATATTTCCATAATGTGTGATCAAATTTGGTTTGGATTAAGTTTGAATTTCCGTCTGGTGTTTGTTTTGCCAGGATGCTTAGCAATGTCGAGAAAAGGCCTGACCCATTACTTCCATTGTAAAATCTCTTATGCCAACTTCTAGTGTTTAATGCTAAACAATAAACACATTACCTTTGATAAATTACTTTTGTAACAcgagatatatttttttctgcTTTGACAGAACAGTTGGTCCCTTAAATCCTATATGGGATAGATGGTTTGAAGGACCCCAAGATTCCAAAGGCTGCTGCAGATGTTGGATTCTCTGAAGATAATTGCCaaattctacattttttttccctttaattCGAGATTGGTCCTGAAATTTTGTGAGTTTATTTTTTCATGAATTCTTcgtgtgtatatatattaattacagCAAATACATAGTTTTTATATTTCAGATAACAACTTAATTGCTCGTATGATAATTCCAGTCGATGATCATTTAAGAAATGTAAATGGAGGGGTGAGTATCTCAACTGGTTTGAAATAGTTAAGGGTTGAAGGAGTTGGATGAACTAAAGGATCGTAGTTTAAACCCCGGTAGAAGAGAAAATATGAATATAACATCTAATATACTAACACGTCAACATTTTTACACTCATCACATAAAAATGAATGTCATCCTTAGTTTTGAGCAACCTGACCTCGTGCCGGTCCTTTACCGGTTACTCACTGGCAATCCATCCAAGATCATCATGCAGGCCTTCAAGAGGGCACTGTGTGCTTGTAAATGCCATTCATGATCATTGATGCTGTAAAGAGACACTGCATCAGTAATCTCAGCAGGAGTAATAGCATCTTTGTTGTCATGTTTTTTTAGTAAAGATAAtgataattgtatttttggcatatagaattttattttttaacaatttcttTTGGCCTATAGATAATAATCTTTAAATGTGACTTTCTAATACTTGTAATagaattttctcaaaaaaaaaactt is from Medicago truncatula cultivar Jemalong A17 chromosome 1, MtrunA17r5.0-ANR, whole genome shotgun sequence and encodes:
- the LOC25484477 gene encoding guanine nucleotide-binding protein subunit gamma 2 isoform X3, with the protein product MQSDGSQSDNPTTHFVQSQSFSTSSDTRGKHRIHAELKRLEQETRYLEEELEKLERMDKASASCKEMLSNVEKRPDPLLPFWSLKSYMG
- the LOC25484477 gene encoding guanine nucleotide-binding protein subunit gamma 2 isoform X1 is translated as MQSDGSQSDNPTTHFVQSQSFSTSSDTRGKHRIHAELKRLEQETRYLEEELEKLERMDKASASCKEMLSNVEKRPDPLLPLTVGPLNPIWDRWFEGPQDSKGCCRCWIL
- the LOC25484477 gene encoding guanine nucleotide-binding protein subunit gamma 1 isoform X2 gives rise to the protein MQSDGSQSDNPTTHFVQSQSFSTSSDTRGKHRIHAELKRLEQETRKSWKSLRGWTKHLHRVKRCLAMSRKGLTHYFHFGPLNPIWDRWFEGPQDSKGCCRCWIL